A part of Maniola jurtina chromosome 19, ilManJurt1.1, whole genome shotgun sequence genomic DNA contains:
- the LOC123875325 gene encoding WD repeat-containing protein 37, with translation MKSSKRRLQALTEGSDGMPNYLKMEDSETSIPPVFRSRLHELFSQIEKEFDLLYTENLNLQEKIDILSEKLERESYVGDKQNIDYIEFETTGKSSKVKLSQNNSQKVKTSHKLKVQTSKIVSSFKAPTYNCQLIREFTGHKDGIWDLSTARPGQALIGTASADHTACVWSVEWAKCLLQYTGHSGSVNSIRFHPTRDIALTSSGDNTAHVWQAAVNWDLPRGQSSEEELDGGGEESLGDGDRPEVLRTPLTELTGHLGVVVAADWLTGGDHVITASWDRTANLYDVETGDCLQILTGHDHELTHASAHHSARLVVTASRDTTFRLWDFREPIHSVSVFQGHTESVTSAVFTREDKVVSGSDDRSVKVWDVRNMRSALATIRSDSSVNRVAVSGSGLIAIPHDNRQVRLFDLQGQRLARLPRSSRQGHRRMVTSVAWAEDIGSSINFFSCGFDRRILGWSIQPSKDN, from the exons ATGAAATCAAGTAAGCGTAGGCTACAGGCGCTTACTGAAGGCTCTGATGGAATGCCAAATTATCTTAAAATGGAAGACTCCGAAACATCGATACCCCCTGTTTTTAGATCTCGGTTACACGAACTATTTTCGCAAATAGAAAAAGAGTTTGACCTTCTGTATACTGAAAACTTAAACT TGCAAGAGAAAATAGACATACTGAGCGAGAAGTTAGAACGTGAAAGCTATGTTGGAGATAAACAAAACATTGACTATATTGAATTTGAAACTACAGGAAAAAGCTCAAAAGTAAAAT TGTCTCAAAATAACTCTCAAAAGGTGAAGACAAGTCACAAACTGAAGGTTCAAACCAGTAAAATAGTATCTAGTTTTAAGGCACCTACATACAACTGCCAGCTGATTCGAGAGTTCACAGGACATAAGGATGGTATCTGGGATCTTTCCACTGCCCGCCCTGGCCAAGCTTTAATTGGGACTGCTTCTGCAG ATCACACAGCTTGTGTATGGAGTGTAGAATGGGCCAAATGCCTTCTGCAATACACTGGGCACTCTGGTTCAGTAAACTCCATCAGGTTTCATCCAACAAGAGATATTGCTCTCACCAGTAGTGGTGACAATACTGCTCATGTGTGGCAGGCTGCTGTTAATTGGGATTTACCG CGTGGTCAGTCTTCCGAAGAGGAACTAGACGGGGGCGGAGAAGAAAGCTTAGGTGATGGCGATAGGCCGGAAGTGCTTCGAACTCCTCTCACAGAACTTACTGGTCACTTGGGCGTTGTGGTTGCAGCTGATTGGCTGACCGGCGGTGATCACGTCATAACCGCCTCCTGGGATAGGACAGCTAACTTGTATGACGTTGAGACTGGGGACTGTTTGCAGATATTAACAG GTCACGATCACGAGCTGACGCACGCGTCGGCGCACCACAGCGCGCGGCTCGTGGTGACCGCGTCGCGCGACACTACCTTCCGCCTGTGGGACTTCCGCGAGCCCATACACTCCGTCTCCGTCTTCCAGGGGCACACTGA gagTGTGACTTCCGCAGTATTCACTCGCGAAGATAAAGTCGTCTCTGGATCAGACGATCGATCTGTCAAG GTGTGGGACGTACGTAACATGCGCTCAGCGCTAGCGACGATCCGCTCCGACTCGTCGGTGAACCGCGTGGCCGTGAGCGGCAGCGGCCTCATCGCGATCCCGCACGACAACCGCCAAGTGCGCCTCTTCGACTTACAGGGCCAGCGCCTGGCGAGACTGCCCCGCTCCAGTCGGCAG GGTCACCGTCGAATGGTAACATCGGTGGCGTGGGCCGAGGACATAGGGTCCAGCATCAACTTCTTTAGCTGCGGCTTCGACCGCCGCATCCTCGGCTGGTCCATCCAACCATCTAAAGACAACTGA